One genomic segment of Streptomyces sp. TLI_146 includes these proteins:
- a CDS encoding DUF445 domain-containing protein, producing MERTDAAGAAGPAHLPPFSYTAADEEKRRGVRRMKATATGLLLFVALVFALATWADRSGAGSWAAYVAAAAEAGMVGALADWFAVTALFRHPLGVPIPHTAIIPNKKDQLGESLGSFVGENFLSPEVVRTRLGALGIGARMGTWLAEPSHADRVTSELATALRGALTVLRDSDVQAVVGEAITRRADAAEIAPGIGKTLEKVVADGGHRRVVDLVCARAHGWLVTHGDSVMEAVQGGAPGWTPRFVDKKVGERVYKELLRFVTEMRDMPSHPARGALDRFLADFAADLQSDTETRAKVERLKSDVLSRPEVQDVIASAWSSVRAMIIAAAEDERSELRLRARASLLSLGARLSTDTRLQSKVDGWVQDAAAYVVSTYRTEITSLITDTVRSWDATDTSRKIEAHIGRDLQFIRINGTVVGALAGLVIFVVARGVGG from the coding sequence ATGGAACGTACTGATGCGGCCGGGGCGGCGGGGCCCGCGCACCTGCCCCCGTTCTCGTACACGGCGGCGGACGAGGAGAAGCGCCGCGGCGTGCGCCGGATGAAGGCCACGGCGACGGGCCTGCTGCTCTTCGTGGCGCTGGTCTTCGCCCTGGCGACCTGGGCGGACCGCTCCGGCGCGGGCTCCTGGGCGGCGTACGTCGCGGCGGCGGCCGAGGCGGGGATGGTGGGCGCGCTGGCGGACTGGTTCGCGGTGACGGCCCTGTTCCGCCACCCGCTGGGCGTCCCGATCCCGCACACGGCGATCATCCCGAACAAGAAGGACCAGCTGGGCGAGTCGCTGGGCTCGTTCGTGGGCGAGAACTTCCTCTCCCCGGAGGTGGTCCGCACCCGGCTGGGCGCCCTGGGCATAGGCGCCCGGATGGGCACATGGCTGGCGGAGCCGTCCCACGCGGACAGGGTGACGTCGGAACTGGCGACGGCGTTGCGCGGCGCGCTGACGGTCCTGCGGGACTCCGACGTACAGGCGGTGGTCGGGGAGGCGATCACCCGCCGGGCGGACGCGGCGGAGATCGCGCCGGGCATCGGCAAGACGCTGGAGAAGGTGGTCGCGGACGGCGGCCACCGCCGGGTGGTGGACCTGGTGTGCGCGAGGGCGCACGGCTGGCTGGTGACGCACGGGGACTCGGTGATGGAGGCGGTGCAGGGAGGCGCCCCCGGCTGGACCCCCCGCTTCGTGGACAAGAAGGTGGGCGAACGGGTCTACAAGGAACTGCTCCGCTTCGTCACGGAGATGCGCGACATGCCGTCGCACCCCGCGCGCGGGGCGCTCGACCGCTTCCTGGCGGACTTCGCGGCGGACCTCCAGTCGGACACGGAGACGCGGGCGAAGGTGGAACGCCTGAAGTCGGACGTGCTGTCCCGCCCGGAGGTCCAGGACGTGATCGCGTCGGCCTGGTCCTCGGTCCGCGCGATGATCATCGCGGCGGCGGAGGACGAGCGCAGCGAGCTGCGCCTGCGGGCGAGGGCGTCCCTGCTGTCCCTGGGCGCCCGCCTGTCGACGGACACCCGCCTCCAGTCGAAGGTGGATGGCTGGGTCCAGGACGCGGCGGCGTACGTGGTCTCCACGTACCGCACGGAGATCACGTCCCTGATCACGGACACGGTCCGCTCCTGGGACGCGACGGACACATCCCGCAAGATCGAGGCCCACATCGGCCGCGACCTCCAGTTCATCCGGATCAACGGGACGGTGGTGGGGGCGTTGGCGGGGCTGGTGATCTTTGTTGTGGCGAGGGGGGTTGGGGGGTAG
- a CDS encoding DUF397 domain-containing protein: protein MDHDDVRWVKSSYSGGSGTECVEATFAATGTAIRDSKRPAGPRLRFAAPTWEAFLTALQADRMPPA, encoded by the coding sequence ATGGATCACGACGACGTCCGCTGGGTGAAGTCCTCGTACAGTGGCGGCAGCGGTACCGAATGCGTCGAGGCCACGTTCGCGGCGACGGGAACCGCCATACGCGACTCCAAGCGCCCCGCCGGCCCGCGCCTGCGATTCGCGGCCCCCACCTGGGAGGCGTTCCTCACCGCCCTCCAAGCAGACCGGATGCCGCCAGCCTGA
- a CDS encoding DUF262 domain-containing protein translates to MARVIDNGNDAYDDIDGEENEPSDVSRSDVTRAVVTDTDWTTETILSQLRRGNIQLNPKFQRRDAWDKARKSKFIESLILGLPIPQIVLAEDKSRRGKFIVLDGKQRLLALRQFAAGSSLAVSDNEREFKGLSLTNLDVRGDLRLQTLAKMENDSDLVDDLNAFLNETIRTVVVRRWPNEDFLNLVFLRLNTGSVRLSPQELRQALHPGEFTNYLDDAASESAWLQRALRIKKPDFRMRDVEIMLRYFAFRYRLDSYTGNLKGFLDSTVNQLNEAWPENEDEIRETGRGCERAIRTTFEIFGENSFYRWSDGDYEGRFNRAVFDIMTYYFTDTEVADLATSMRSDVEHAFRRLCDDNPRFVESIQTTTKTPLATHRRLALWGAALEEAIQTSVRVPQFENNRISP, encoded by the coding sequence GTGGCTCGCGTAATCGACAATGGCAATGACGCGTACGACGACATCGACGGAGAGGAGAACGAACCATCTGATGTGTCACGCAGTGATGTCACTCGGGCAGTCGTAACGGATACCGATTGGACCACAGAGACGATCCTCAGCCAGTTGCGTCGAGGAAACATTCAGCTCAATCCAAAATTCCAGAGGCGCGACGCTTGGGATAAGGCGAGGAAGAGCAAGTTCATCGAGTCCCTGATCCTCGGCCTTCCTATCCCTCAAATCGTGCTTGCCGAAGACAAAAGCAGGCGCGGTAAGTTTATTGTCCTCGACGGTAAACAACGGCTACTAGCACTACGTCAGTTTGCTGCAGGATCTTCTCTGGCCGTCTCAGATAACGAACGCGAATTCAAAGGCCTCAGCCTTACGAACCTTGACGTGCGGGGCGACTTGAGACTTCAAACCCTAGCAAAGATGGAGAACGATAGCGATCTCGTCGACGACTTGAACGCTTTCCTCAACGAAACCATTCGCACTGTCGTCGTGCGTCGCTGGCCCAACGAGGACTTCCTGAACCTGGTCTTCCTCCGATTGAATACTGGCAGCGTGCGATTGTCTCCCCAGGAGCTGCGTCAGGCTCTCCATCCTGGAGAATTCACGAACTATCTGGACGACGCCGCATCTGAGAGTGCGTGGCTGCAGCGGGCATTGCGCATCAAGAAGCCGGATTTCCGGATGCGCGACGTTGAAATAATGCTTCGCTACTTCGCGTTCCGCTATCGCCTCGACTCGTACACCGGAAACCTCAAGGGTTTCCTCGACAGTACTGTGAACCAGCTGAACGAGGCTTGGCCTGAAAACGAAGATGAAATCAGAGAAACCGGAAGGGGGTGCGAAAGGGCGATCCGCACAACATTCGAAATCTTCGGCGAAAATTCTTTCTACCGCTGGTCCGACGGTGACTATGAGGGTCGATTCAATCGTGCAGTCTTCGACATCATGACCTACTACTTCACCGATACCGAGGTTGCCGATCTCGCCACCTCGATGCGATCGGATGTCGAACACGCCTTTAGGCGCCTCTGTGATGATAACCCTCGCTTTGTCGAGTCCATTCAAACGACAACGAAGACTCCACTGGCCACGCATCGACGGCTTGCACTTTGGGGAGCGGCACTAGAGGAAGCGATCCAAACGTCAGTAAGAGTCCCTCAATTCGAAAATAATCGAATCTCTCCATGA
- a CDS encoding ATP-binding protein → MAGCRFKIRRKAWDLPFLAEPAELAGLRRVIGLHLGLWGLPDLIDLAQLCVTELVTNVITHVGCGTPTTLTVSMNGQFLRLEVSDPDARALPTLLAARDEEESGRGMALVDSVATRWGVILRADTKVTWCELDTGLCAADDHVDDPQVEAAEALLVLCCLDPSRADLGPLTAEVGVQTTVRVIADLLYWLRVHGCDPDKVLDRAKLNFDIAAEGVI, encoded by the coding sequence ATGGCTGGATGCAGGTTCAAGATCCGCAGGAAGGCGTGGGACCTCCCCTTCTTGGCGGAGCCGGCGGAGTTGGCCGGGCTCCGGCGCGTGATCGGGTTACACCTCGGCCTCTGGGGCCTGCCGGACCTGATCGACTTGGCTCAGCTGTGTGTGACCGAGCTGGTCACCAACGTCATCACGCATGTCGGCTGCGGAACACCTACGACTCTCACGGTGTCGATGAACGGGCAGTTCCTGCGCCTCGAAGTGAGCGACCCGGATGCACGAGCCCTTCCGACCCTCCTCGCGGCGAGAGACGAGGAGGAGTCGGGAAGAGGCATGGCGCTGGTGGACTCCGTGGCTACGCGTTGGGGCGTGATCCTCAGGGCGGACACGAAGGTCACTTGGTGCGAGCTGGATACGGGGCTCTGTGCGGCTGATGACCACGTTGACGATCCGCAAGTCGAAGCGGCAGAGGCACTGTTGGTTCTGTGCTGCCTAGATCCCAGCCGCGCCGACCTGGGCCCGTTGACCGCAGAAGTGGGAGTGCAGACGACCGTCAGAGTGATCGCTGATCTCCTCTACTGGCTACGAGTGCATGGGTGCGACCCAGATAAGGTGCTCGATCGTGCGAAGCTAAACTTTGATATCGCGGCCGAAGGCGTGATCTGA
- a CDS encoding transglycosylase domain-containing protein, protein MSDDEQPPRPPQQGWAPRDLSATGPDAPAAPGDGAQGPGEEAGQGEGEGKGKGKKKRPKRTGWRRLVPTWRMALGTVLVVVLLLIGGFIAGYTLVHIPPANATATAQSNVFLYADGSQLARDGEINRENVRLAQIPLTVQHTVLAAEDRDFYSERAVDPKAMVRAAWNTLTGKGKQSGSTITQQYVKNYYLGQEQTISRKVKEFFIAIKLNREVSKSDILEGYLNTSYFGRNAYGIQAAAQAYYGKDIEKVTTAEGAYLASLLNAPSAYDVVTHPENKAKAVARWNYVLDGMVKKKWMTPAERAAATFPVPGKARPAAGMAGQRGYVVEAVKDYLTSNDVIDENTLAKGGYRITTTLQKAKQDAFVAAVDDKVMSQVSSDRKVDRNVRVGGASIDPDSGKVLAMYGGIDYTKQYVNNATRRDYQVGSTFKPFVFTSAVENGSKTQDGRTITPNTVYDGTNKRFVQGWSGTAYNPSNEDEKSYGPITVRSATDLSVNAVYAQMAVDVGPKTVRKTAVDLGIPSSTPDMPNGPSIALGTATASVLDMTEAYATLANHGKHGTYTMVESVTKDGEKVDLPSQDDKQAVSREAADTTTSILQSVVEGGTGTAAQASGRAAAGKTGTAEDDKAAWFAGYTPDLATVVAVMGQDPDTGAQKPLYGALGLDRMNGGGPPARVWAQYTAGALKGTEPQDFDLQLQEGASVPPPVETQAPNPNNPNPPGQTEGQDQGQTQGQTQGGTTGGTTGATTTTGGTTTGGTTGGTTGSTTDGGTTTGGTTGATTDGGTTTGGTTDGGTTGGTTDGGPTNGGTTAGTEGGTTTGGTTTGTTAGGADRPRRQPRGRG, encoded by the coding sequence ATGAGCGACGACGAGCAGCCACCCCGGCCCCCTCAACAGGGCTGGGCCCCTCGGGACCTCAGCGCCACCGGCCCCGACGCCCCCGCCGCCCCCGGCGACGGCGCACAGGGCCCCGGCGAGGAGGCCGGCCAGGGCGAGGGCGAGGGCAAGGGCAAGGGCAAGAAGAAGCGGCCCAAGCGGACCGGCTGGCGGCGCCTCGTCCCCACCTGGCGGATGGCCCTCGGCACCGTCCTCGTCGTCGTCCTGCTGCTCATCGGCGGCTTCATCGCCGGCTACACGCTCGTCCACATCCCGCCCGCCAACGCCACCGCGACCGCCCAGTCCAACGTCTTCCTGTACGCGGACGGCAGCCAGCTCGCCCGGGACGGCGAGATCAACCGTGAGAACGTCCGGCTCGCACAGATCCCGCTCACCGTCCAGCACACCGTGCTCGCCGCCGAGGACCGCGACTTCTACTCCGAACGGGCGGTCGACCCCAAGGCCATGGTCCGCGCCGCCTGGAACACCCTCACCGGCAAGGGCAAGCAGTCCGGCTCCACCATCACCCAGCAGTACGTGAAGAACTACTACCTGGGGCAGGAGCAGACGATCAGCCGCAAGGTGAAGGAGTTCTTCATCGCGATCAAGCTGAACCGCGAGGTCAGCAAGTCGGACATCCTGGAGGGCTACCTCAACACCAGCTACTTCGGCCGCAACGCCTACGGCATCCAGGCCGCCGCCCAGGCCTACTACGGCAAGGACATCGAGAAGGTCACCACCGCCGAGGGCGCCTATCTCGCCTCGCTGCTCAACGCCCCCAGCGCGTACGACGTGGTGACGCACCCGGAGAACAAGGCGAAGGCCGTGGCGCGCTGGAACTACGTGCTCGACGGCATGGTCAAGAAGAAGTGGATGACCCCGGCCGAGCGGGCCGCCGCCACCTTCCCGGTGCCGGGCAAGGCGCGGCCCGCGGCCGGGATGGCCGGCCAGCGCGGCTATGTCGTCGAGGCCGTCAAGGACTATCTGACCAGCAACGACGTCATCGACGAGAACACCCTGGCCAAGGGCGGCTACCGGATCACCACCACGCTCCAGAAGGCCAAGCAGGACGCGTTCGTCGCCGCCGTCGACGACAAGGTGATGTCGCAGGTGAGCAGCGACCGCAAGGTGGACCGCAACGTCCGCGTCGGCGGCGCCTCCATCGACCCGGACAGCGGCAAGGTGCTCGCGATGTACGGCGGCATCGACTACACCAAGCAGTACGTCAACAACGCGACCCGGCGCGACTACCAGGTCGGCTCGACCTTCAAGCCCTTCGTCTTCACCTCGGCCGTCGAGAACGGCTCCAAGACGCAGGACGGGCGCACGATCACCCCGAACACGGTCTACGACGGCACCAACAAGCGCTTCGTACAAGGCTGGTCGGGCACCGCGTACAACCCGTCGAACGAGGACGAGAAGTCGTACGGGCCGATCACCGTCCGGTCCGCCACCGACCTCTCGGTGAACGCGGTGTACGCGCAGATGGCCGTGGACGTCGGCCCCAAGACCGTCCGCAAGACCGCCGTCGACCTCGGCATCCCCTCCAGCACCCCGGACATGCCCAACGGGCCCTCCATCGCGCTCGGCACCGCGACCGCCTCCGTCCTGGACATGACCGAGGCGTACGCGACGCTCGCCAACCACGGCAAGCACGGCACGTACACGATGGTCGAGTCCGTCACCAAGGACGGCGAGAAGGTGGACCTGCCCTCGCAGGACGACAAGCAGGCCGTCAGCCGCGAGGCCGCCGACACCACCACCTCGATCCTGCAGAGCGTGGTGGAGGGCGGCACCGGTACGGCCGCGCAGGCCTCCGGCCGTGCGGCCGCGGGCAAGACGGGCACGGCCGAGGACGACAAGGCGGCCTGGTTCGCGGGCTACACGCCCGATCTGGCCACCGTGGTCGCCGTGATGGGCCAGGACCCCGACACGGGCGCCCAGAAGCCGCTGTACGGGGCGCTGGGGCTGGACCGGATGAACGGCGGCGGGCCGCCCGCGCGGGTGTGGGCGCAGTACACGGCGGGCGCGCTCAAGGGCACCGAGCCGCAGGACTTCGACCTCCAGCTCCAGGAGGGCGCGTCCGTGCCGCCGCCGGTCGAGACGCAGGCCCCCAACCCGAACAACCCGAACCCGCCCGGCCAGACCGAGGGCCAGGACCAGGGCCAGACGCAGGGGCAGACCCAGGGCGGGACGACCGGCGGCACCACCGGCGCCACCACGACCACGGGCGGCACGACGACGGGCGGGACGACCGGGGGCACCACCGGCTCCACGACCGACGGGGGCACCACGACCGGCGGCACCACGGGCGCCACGACCGACGGGGGCACCACCACGGGCGGCACCACCGACGGCGGCACCACCGGAGGGACCACGGACGGCGGACCCACCAACGGCGGGACCACGGCGGGCACGGAGGGCGGCACCACCACGGGCGGCACGACGACGGGGACGACGGCCGGCGGCGCCGACCGCCCGCGCCGCCAGCCGCGCGGCCG
- a CDS encoding DUF1707 domain-containing protein codes for MRASDAERERVAEALREAVAEGRLDMEEFEERLEAAYKARTHGELAPLVRDLPTPGVRTPAPSSPEASGAVDWPSRIGGTATSRGAFAFWGGFGRKGTWTVGRKFTAFAMWGGGDIDLREARFESAETVIRCFTIMGGMGVTVPPELTVRVRGFGLMGGFGDKATGEGTPGSPRVTVTGFALMGGIGVERKQRKAAKRGLGGAPRKELG; via the coding sequence ATGCGGGCATCGGACGCGGAACGCGAGCGGGTGGCGGAGGCGCTGCGCGAGGCGGTGGCCGAGGGACGGCTCGACATGGAGGAGTTCGAGGAGCGCCTGGAGGCGGCGTACAAGGCGCGTACGCACGGGGAGTTGGCGCCGCTGGTACGGGACCTGCCGACGCCGGGCGTACGTACACCGGCCCCCTCCTCTCCCGAAGCCTCCGGAGCTGTCGACTGGCCGTCCAGGATCGGCGGCACGGCGACCTCGCGGGGCGCCTTCGCCTTCTGGGGCGGGTTCGGCCGCAAGGGCACGTGGACGGTCGGCAGGAAGTTCACCGCGTTCGCGATGTGGGGCGGCGGCGACATCGACCTGCGCGAGGCCCGCTTCGAGTCCGCCGAGACGGTGATCCGCTGCTTCACGATCATGGGCGGCATGGGCGTGACGGTCCCGCCCGAGCTGACGGTGAGGGTTCGCGGCTTCGGCCTGATGGGCGGCTTCGGCGACAAGGCGACGGGCGAGGGCACCCCGGGCTCGCCGCGGGTGACGGTGACGGGATTCGCCCTGATGGGCGGCATCGGCGTGGAGCGCAAGCAGCGCAAGGCGGCGAAGCGGGGGCTGGGCGGGGCGCCGCGCAAGGAACTGGGCTGA
- a CDS encoding HEPN domain-containing protein produces the protein MPSTRYRTLSRRVSELRRNLLPANFNSTGLYSDRVHERTRAFRVLAHAEFESYIEDRVIEVVHRAHLEWNEDGTIRPCLLALMSHRDSRLDIPDSLTELRDRNGAKYPTLKSRVEAAKRQYSTYVRTSNNGIKERNLLLLLLPIGVTKDEIDTEWLNDTEVWATARGEVAHTSAKMQIQVDPRVELSTVKNILDGFKVIDGILEDK, from the coding sequence GTGCCTTCCACGCGCTACAGAACACTATCCCGAAGAGTTTCGGAGCTCCGTCGAAATCTACTGCCCGCCAACTTCAACTCCACAGGGCTATACTCGGACAGAGTGCACGAAAGGACGCGAGCTTTTCGCGTCCTTGCCCACGCAGAGTTTGAATCCTACATAGAAGACAGAGTTATCGAGGTCGTCCACAGGGCCCATCTCGAATGGAACGAAGATGGGACAATCCGCCCCTGCCTTCTCGCTCTAATGTCACATCGCGATTCGCGTCTCGATATACCAGATTCCCTAACCGAACTGAGAGACAGGAACGGGGCAAAATACCCAACCCTCAAGAGTCGAGTGGAGGCAGCGAAGCGACAATACAGCACATATGTGCGAACGAGTAACAATGGGATCAAGGAGAGAAACTTGCTCCTGCTTCTGCTTCCCATAGGTGTCACGAAGGACGAAATAGATACTGAGTGGCTAAACGATACGGAGGTATGGGCTACCGCGCGCGGCGAAGTGGCACACACCTCTGCCAAGATGCAGATTCAAGTAGATCCACGAGTGGAACTCTCAACTGTCAAGAATATCTTGGACGGTTTTAAGGTCATCGATGGAATCCTAGAGGATAAGTAG
- a CDS encoding helix-turn-helix transcriptional regulator, producing MAVGPTTRRRQLGADLRRLRERKGLTLEEAGTLVEISKATLSRYETKEGAVKWPTVDALCREYGATEEERLALVELAKGARIQGWWRSLADPIPESMNLMLTLEDEVVREDHYACMYVPGLLQTRAYAEAVHRASEMRCTEQEIVHMVDIRMKRQELLTREEPPHIWAVIDEAVLRRLVGGREVMREQLLHLRSQAEQRQVTVQILPFASGAHAAAVGSFVILGGPTPELDVVYVDIIGGGLFMEKPEELARYKLAFEYLRAQALDIEASAALLDRACKEL from the coding sequence ATGGCAGTTGGACCGACCACCCGCAGGCGCCAGCTCGGGGCCGACCTTCGGAGGCTGCGTGAGCGCAAGGGCCTCACTCTGGAGGAGGCCGGAACGCTCGTCGAGATCTCCAAAGCTACCTTGAGCCGCTACGAGACCAAGGAGGGCGCGGTCAAGTGGCCGACCGTGGATGCTCTCTGCCGCGAATACGGTGCCACCGAGGAGGAGCGGCTCGCTCTCGTCGAGTTGGCCAAGGGCGCCAGGATTCAGGGCTGGTGGCGATCGCTGGCCGACCCGATCCCGGAGTCGATGAACCTCATGCTGACTCTGGAGGACGAAGTGGTTCGCGAGGATCACTACGCCTGCATGTACGTCCCGGGCCTGCTCCAGACGCGCGCTTACGCCGAGGCCGTGCACCGCGCCTCCGAGATGCGGTGCACAGAGCAGGAGATCGTGCACATGGTCGACATCCGCATGAAGAGGCAGGAGTTGCTGACCCGCGAGGAGCCGCCGCACATCTGGGCCGTGATCGACGAGGCCGTTCTACGGCGGCTGGTCGGCGGGCGCGAGGTGATGCGCGAGCAGCTGCTGCACCTACGGAGCCAGGCCGAACAGCGTCAAGTGACCGTGCAAATCCTGCCTTTCGCCAGTGGAGCGCATGCCGCCGCCGTCGGCAGCTTCGTGATCCTCGGTGGTCCGACCCCCGAACTCGACGTCGTCTACGTGGACATCATCGGCGGTGGCCTGTTCATGGAGAAGCCTGAGGAACTCGCCCGTTATAAGTTGGCGTTCGAGTACCTGCGAGCGCAGGCGTTGGACATCGAAGCATCCGCTGCGCTCCTGGATCGAGCCTGCAAGGAGCTTTGA